In Anaerolineales bacterium, the following are encoded in one genomic region:
- a CDS encoding Glu/Leu/Phe/Val dehydrogenase, with the protein MNTFEMAQAQFDAVAAQLKLEPAIAEYLRWPMREFRFTIPVRMDDGSLRIFTGFRVQHNDARGPNKGGIRFHASETIDTVRALAMWMTWKCAVADIPLGGGKGGIIVDPSTLSVGEKERLCRGWIQQMWKNLGPRQDVPAPDIGTTPQMMAWMMDEYSKLVGAYTPGMITGKPLSAGGSLGRTEATGYGVTYCIREAMQHLKLAPKDCTAAIQGFGNVSQYATIGFTEILGGKVVCVSCWDNKDKKSYTFSKKEGVDGRFLLTITDQYGTIDKEAAKKAGYELEAGDAWLSKDVDVLIPAALEGQITGENVGKLSTKVKIVAEGANGPVTIEADKEFQKRGILDIPDFLCNSGGVTTSYFESVQNDMNFYWTTEDVLKRLDDKISTAFHAVLKMSQDHKVYMRDASYMVAIDRVVKAMQLRGWV; encoded by the coding sequence GTGAATACGTTCGAAATGGCTCAGGCTCAGTTCGACGCAGTGGCGGCCCAGCTCAAGCTCGAGCCCGCCATTGCAGAATACCTCCGCTGGCCGATGCGCGAATTCCGCTTCACCATCCCGGTCCGCATGGATGATGGCAGCTTGCGCATCTTCACGGGTTTCCGCGTCCAGCACAACGACGCCCGCGGGCCCAACAAGGGTGGCATCCGCTTCCACGCCAGTGAGACCATCGACACGGTGCGGGCGCTGGCCATGTGGATGACCTGGAAGTGCGCCGTGGCCGACATCCCTCTCGGCGGCGGCAAGGGCGGCATCATCGTCGATCCTTCCACCTTGAGCGTCGGCGAGAAGGAACGCCTGTGCCGCGGCTGGATACAGCAGATGTGGAAGAACCTCGGGCCGCGCCAGGATGTGCCCGCGCCCGACATTGGCACCACCCCACAGATGATGGCTTGGATGATGGACGAATACAGCAAGCTGGTCGGTGCGTACACGCCCGGCATGATCACCGGCAAGCCCTTGAGCGCCGGCGGGTCCCTCGGCCGGACCGAGGCCACTGGCTACGGCGTCACCTACTGCATCCGCGAGGCAATGCAGCACCTCAAGCTGGCTCCCAAGGACTGCACCGCCGCCATCCAGGGCTTCGGCAACGTCTCCCAGTACGCCACGATCGGATTCACCGAGATCCTCGGCGGCAAGGTCGTGTGCGTCTCCTGCTGGGACAACAAGGACAAGAAGTCGTACACCTTCAGCAAGAAGGAGGGGGTCGACGGGCGGTTCCTGCTGACGATCACCGATCAGTACGGCACGATCGACAAGGAGGCTGCCAAGAAGGCCGGCTACGAGCTCGAGGCCGGCGACGCCTGGCTGAGCAAGGACGTCGATGTCCTGATTCCCGCCGCCTTGGAAGGCCAGATCACCGGCGAGAACGTCGGCAAGCTCAGCACCAAGGTCAAGATCGTCGCCGAGGGAGCCAATGGTCCGGTCACGATCGAGGCCGACAAGGAGTTCCAGAAGAGGGGAATCCTCGATATCCCTGACTTCCTGTGCAACTCAGGGGGTGTCACCACGTCTTACTTCGAGAGCGTCCAGAACGACATGAACTTCTACTGGACCACTGAAGATGTGCTCAAGCGCCTGGACGACAAGATCAGCACAGCCTTTCACGCCGTGCTCAAGATGTCGCAGGACCATAAGGTGTACATGCGCGATGCCTCCTACATGGTTGCCATCGACCGGGTCGTCAAGGCGATGCAGCTCCGCGGCTGGGTCTAG
- a CDS encoding aminotransferase class I/II-fold pyridoxal phosphate-dependent enzyme, which yields TLTAVLDPGDEVIVPTPSFVAYQPEVLLAGGVPVPLPTQLEDDFQVRPEAFERLITPRTKAVLLGYPSNPTGAVMSRQNLLALAAIVERHDLLVISDEIYDRLVYGGHQHVCFASLPGMQARTVTLGGFSKDYAMTGWRIGYAATPAPLLAELRKVHQYTIMSASTMSQDAALEALLHGEAHVERMRSEYDRRRRLIVSGLNELGMPTFEPLGAFYAFPSIAATGMSDAVFAERLLTEERVAVVPGSAFGADDGFVRCSYATSYEKIEQALERLRRFMQRHG from the coding sequence GACGCTGACGGCCGTGCTCGACCCGGGGGACGAGGTCATCGTCCCCACGCCCTCCTTCGTGGCGTATCAGCCGGAGGTCTTGCTGGCCGGCGGAGTCCCCGTCCCGTTGCCGACTCAGCTGGAAGACGATTTCCAGGTGCGACCCGAGGCGTTCGAGCGCCTGATCACGCCCCGCACCAAGGCTGTGCTGCTGGGGTACCCCAGCAATCCCACCGGGGCAGTGATGTCGCGCCAGAACCTGCTCGCCCTAGCGGCCATCGTCGAGCGCCATGACCTGTTGGTCATCTCAGATGAAATCTATGACCGCCTGGTGTATGGCGGCCACCAGCATGTGTGCTTCGCCTCGCTGCCGGGGATGCAGGCGCGCACGGTCACGCTGGGCGGCTTCTCGAAGGACTACGCCATGACCGGCTGGCGCATCGGCTACGCCGCCACGCCGGCGCCGTTGCTGGCCGAGCTGCGCAAGGTTCACCAGTACACCATCATGTCTGCCTCGACCATGTCTCAGGACGCCGCCCTCGAAGCGCTGCTGCACGGCGAGGCACACGTCGAGCGCATGCGGTCGGAGTACGATCGGCGGCGCCGGCTGATCGTCTCTGGGCTGAATGAATTGGGCATGCCGACCTTCGAGCCGCTGGGCGCTTTCTACGCCTTCCCTTCCATTGCAGCCACCGGCATGAGCGACGCGGTCTTTGCCGAAAGGCTGTTAACCGAGGAACGGGTTGCCGTCGTTCCCGGCAGCGCCTTCGGCGCCGACGACGGCTTCGTCCGCTGTTCGTACGCCACCTCTTACGAGAAGATCGAGCAGGCGCTCGAACGCTTGCGGCGGTTCATGCAGCGCCACGGCTGA
- a CDS encoding 50S ribosome-binding GTPase, translated as MKSVSDSILPGNVQGWRGLMAEAGRNLQAALGDKHRVVIVGPANTGKSTLYNRLIQSRADRQDVSPLPGTTTAARLADSGLFALVDTPGMDVAGPQGEAQREKAMSAVRQADYIVLILDGSRPVGPKQRALYLDLLGLRKPMAVVLNKIDLVVNQREAVVDRTARALDLPAEDILPISARGGIGLSRLLVTIVSDEPGLVAALGQAMPEYRWQLAQTVISRSASAAAAIALTPLPILSFIPLIGIQSLMALSIARIYGKRVTLARARELLFTFGMGVLGRTLFIELSKLGGPPGWVVSVGVAAGMTVSTGYAVATWFERGERLPSAAILRVARAVAQNLMGRLRGGSRKTLRRQVGEALETLPPRDLVTQSEPTTPEHTP; from the coding sequence GTGAAGAGCGTCTCGGATTCGATCTTGCCGGGCAACGTTCAGGGTTGGCGAGGCCTGATGGCCGAGGCCGGCCGGAATCTACAGGCTGCGCTGGGGGACAAGCATCGGGTGGTGATCGTCGGCCCAGCCAACACAGGCAAGTCGACCTTGTATAACCGGCTGATCCAGTCACGGGCGGACCGGCAGGACGTGAGCCCGCTTCCGGGGACGACCACCGCGGCCAGGCTGGCGGACTCGGGGCTGTTTGCCTTGGTCGATACCCCGGGCATGGACGTGGCCGGACCACAAGGAGAGGCGCAGCGCGAGAAGGCGATGAGCGCAGTGCGCCAGGCGGACTACATCGTGTTGATACTCGACGGAAGCCGCCCCGTCGGACCCAAGCAGCGCGCGCTGTACCTGGACCTGCTGGGGCTGCGCAAGCCGATGGCCGTTGTGCTGAACAAGATCGACCTTGTGGTCAATCAGCGAGAAGCAGTCGTGGACCGAACGGCGCGGGCGTTGGATCTGCCGGCGGAAGACATCCTGCCAATCAGCGCCCGCGGCGGAATCGGACTGAGCCGGTTGCTGGTGACGATCGTCAGCGACGAGCCGGGGCTGGTGGCGGCGCTGGGACAGGCCATGCCCGAATACCGCTGGCAATTGGCACAGACTGTGATTTCGCGCTCGGCAAGCGCTGCAGCCGCTATCGCCCTCACCCCGCTGCCGATCCTCTCCTTCATCCCCCTGATAGGGATCCAATCGCTGATGGCGCTGTCGATCGCCCGCATCTATGGCAAGCGGGTGACGCTGGCCCGGGCTCGGGAGCTGCTCTTCACCTTTGGCATGGGCGTGCTCGGCCGGACTCTGTTCATCGAATTGAGCAAGCTCGGCGGCCCTCCCGGCTGGGTGGTTTCCGTGGGCGTGGCAGCCGGGATGACGGTTTCCACGGGATATGCCGTTGCCACCTGGTTCGAACGCGGCGAGCGGCTGCCATCGGCGGCCATCCTGCGCGTGGCGCGGGCGGTCGCCCAGAACCTGATGGGTCGACTGCGCGGCGGCAGCCGCAAGACCCTGCGGCGCCAGGTCGGGGAAGCGCTGGAGACACTGCCGCCGCGCGATCTCGTGACCCAATCCGAGCCAACGACCCCCGAGCACACCCCGTAA
- the gatB gene encoding Asp-tRNA(Asn)/Glu-tRNA(Gln) amidotransferase subunit GatB produces the protein MTDCRPSIGLEVHAQLQTQSKMFCACPVVDSTSARPNSAVCEVCTGMPGTLPVANQRAVEYGLRVALALECTIATTSLFARKNYFYPDLPKGYQISQYEFPLAQGGQLTVPLDRGEKRVRIRRVHLEEDTGKLVHQEGSSLIDYNRSGVPLLEIVTEPDLESVEEVRHYAAVLRRLLRYLGVNSGDMEKGVIRFEANVSVRPQGSDVLGTRTEVKNLNSFRALLRAVAFEIERQSALLAAGQPVLQQTLGWDERGGVTLPQRSKEEAHDYRYFPEPDLPPLVLEPGWIDDVRRSLPELPVARMRRFQNAYGLSSSLAGVLTEDRAAADYFEAACAASPGLAAADVAHWVSGELFSLLNQEGLAIEACPLPPEALAEILRLQQTGRINPTTAKQLLAEVFHNGGSPTTLVEQRVLAQVTDPSSIDALIAQVEQAHPAQVSQYLEGKKGIEQWLFGQVMRAASGKADPHIVQDRLRRRLTELEKTRRPL, from the coding sequence ATGACCGACTGCCGACCCTCTATCGGCCTGGAAGTGCACGCTCAACTGCAGACGCAATCCAAGATGTTTTGCGCCTGCCCGGTCGTCGACTCCACCTCGGCTCGCCCGAACAGCGCGGTGTGCGAAGTGTGCACCGGTATGCCCGGGACGCTGCCGGTTGCTAACCAGCGGGCGGTGGAGTATGGACTGCGAGTGGCCCTGGCCCTTGAGTGCACCATCGCCACCACCAGCTTGTTCGCTCGCAAGAACTACTTCTATCCCGACCTGCCCAAGGGCTATCAGATCTCGCAGTACGAGTTCCCCTTGGCGCAGGGGGGACAGTTGACCGTGCCCCTCGATCGCGGCGAGAAGAGGGTACGCATCCGCCGAGTCCACCTGGAGGAAGACACCGGCAAACTGGTGCACCAGGAAGGCTCCTCGCTGATCGACTACAACCGCTCCGGCGTGCCTCTGCTCGAGATCGTCACCGAGCCCGACCTGGAATCTGTCGAAGAGGTGCGGCACTACGCCGCCGTCCTGCGGCGGCTGCTTCGCTACCTCGGCGTCAACAGCGGCGACATGGAGAAAGGCGTGATCCGGTTCGAGGCCAATGTCTCGGTCCGCCCGCAGGGCAGTGACGTCTTGGGCACTCGCACCGAGGTCAAGAACCTGAACTCGTTCCGGGCCCTGCTGCGAGCGGTTGCCTTCGAGATCGAGCGCCAATCGGCCTTGCTGGCTGCGGGTCAGCCTGTGCTGCAGCAGACGCTGGGGTGGGACGAGCGAGGCGGGGTCACCCTCCCCCAGCGCAGCAAGGAAGAAGCCCACGACTACCGCTACTTCCCCGAACCCGACCTTCCCCCACTGGTCCTTGAGCCCGGATGGATCGATGACGTGCGGCGGTCGCTGCCCGAGCTGCCGGTCGCCCGCATGCGGCGATTCCAGAACGCCTACGGCCTGTCTTCCTCGCTGGCGGGCGTGCTCACCGAAGACCGAGCCGCCGCCGATTACTTCGAGGCCGCTTGCGCTGCCTCCCCCGGCCTCGCAGCCGCGGACGTGGCCCACTGGGTTTCCGGTGAGTTGTTCTCCCTGCTCAACCAAGAGGGCTTGGCCATCGAGGCCTGCCCCTTGCCGCCCGAGGCCCTAGCGGAGATCCTTCGCTTACAGCAGACCGGGCGGATCAACCCGACGACCGCCAAGCAGCTGCTGGCGGAGGTCTTCCACAACGGCGGGAGCCCAACGACCCTGGTCGAGCAGCGGGTCCTCGCCCAGGTCACCGATCCCTCCTCCATCGACGCCTTGATCGCCCAAGTCGAGCAAGCCCACCCGGCACAGGTGTCCCAGTACCTCGAGGGAAAGAAGGGGATCGAACAGTGGCTGTTCGGCCAGGTGATGCGGGCGGCCTCCGGCAAGGCGGACCCGCATATTGTGCAGGATCGCCTGCGGCGCAGGTTGACCGAGCTTGAGAAGACTCGCCGACCCTTGTGA